The following coding sequences are from one Gigantopelta aegis isolate Gae_Host chromosome 15, Gae_host_genome, whole genome shotgun sequence window:
- the LOC121390285 gene encoding feeding circuit activating peptides-like, which translates to MTPHSRVLKTLICFTLFLCGMCSSEKEITKKNDRLRKRYISDDDIALLLSQINNELKRSDGFFLDHPFGSPISEPDSNSGSGEIIDQLSQLGQSFLEADEKFKRYGYNKNAGFGTRHLDTLGGYEVHRYKKRSADESHSRRKRDAGDSDEDEQDHEDVKRALDTLGGFNVHSFKRAFDSLGGMNVHGGFKRPFDSLGGMNVHGGFKRPFDSLGGMNVHGGFKRPFDSLGGMNVHGGFKRPFDSLGGMNVHGGFKRPFDSLGGMNVHGGFKRPFDSLGGMNVHGGFKRPFDSLGGMNVHGGFKRPFDSLGGMNVHGGFKRPFDSLGGMNVHGGFKRPFDSLGGMNVHGGFKRPFDSLGGMNVHGGFKRPFDSLGGMNVHGGFKRPFDSLGGMNVHGGFKRPFDSLGGMNVHGGFKRPFDSLGGMNVHGGFKRSELDTLGGFNVHTFKRSAEKTEIKDEKTDKTEE; encoded by the coding sequence AACGATCGTCTTCGCAAGCGCTACATCTCTGACGACGACATCGCTCTGCTGTTATCCCAAATCAACAACGAGCTCAAACGTAGCGACGGCTTCTTCCTGGACCATCCGTTTGGCTCGCCGATCAGCGAACCGGACTCCAACTCCGGGAGCGGGGAGATCATCGACCAACTGTCGCAGCTGGGCCAGTCGTTTCTGGAGGCAGACGAGAAGTTCAAGCGGTACGGCTACAACAAGAACGCGGGTTTCGGAACCCGGCATCTGGACACGCTAGGAGGGTACGAGGTCCACAGGTACAAGAAGAGGTCCGCGGATGAATCTCACTCCAGACGTAAGCGAGATGCCGGAGATAGTGATGAAGATGAGCAAGACCACGAAGATGTCAAGAGAGCTCTAGACACCCTCGGTGGGTTCAACGTTCACAGCTTTAAGAGAGCTTTTGACAGCCTTGGGGGAATGAATGTTCATGGTGGTTTCAAAAGGCCATTTGACAGTCTTGGAGGAATGAATGTCCATGGTGGTTTCAAAAGGCCATTTGACAGTCTTGGGGGAATGAATGTCCATGGTGGTTTCAAAAGGCCATTTGACAGTCTTGGGGGAATGAATGTCCATGGTGGTTTCAAAAGGCCATTTGACAGTCTTGGGGGAATGAATGTCCATGGTGGTTTCAAAAGGCCATTTGACAGTCTTGGGGGAATGAACGTGCATGGTGGATTTAAGCGACCATTCGACAGCCTTGGGGGAATGAACGTGCATGGTGGATTTAAGCGACCATTCGACAGTCTTGGCGGGATGAATGTCCATGGTGGATTTAAGCGACCATTCGACAGTCTTGGCGGGATGAATGTTCATGGTGGATTTAAGAGACCATTCGACAGCCTAGGGGGAATGAACGTACATGGTGGATTTAAGCGACCATTCGACAGTCTTGGCGGGATGAATGTCCATGGTGGATTTAAGCGACCATTCGACAGCCTAGGGGGAATGAACGTCCATGGTGGATTTAAGCGACCATTCGACAGCCTAGGGGGAATGAACGTACATGGTGGATTTAAGCGACCATTCGACAGCCTTGGGGGAATGAACGTACATGGTGGATTTAAGCGACCATTCGACAGCCTTGGCGGAATGAATGTTCATGGTGGTTTTAAGCGACCATTCGACAGCCTTGGCGGAATGAACGTTCATGGTGGCTTCAAGCGATCGGAACTCGACACCCTCGGTGGATTTAATGTTCACACATTTAAGAGAAGTGCAGAAAAAACCGAGATAAAAGACGAGAAAACTGACAAGACCGAAGAATAA